From Streptomyces sp. Edi4, one genomic window encodes:
- a CDS encoding SIS domain-containing protein: MSESKLAGQFFDAAIGLLGRVRDEESLNIAAAGAVIADTVEAGGRLFAFGAGHSSLAAQDVVYRAGGFALMNLLAVPGVVGVDVMPATLGSALERVDGLAGAVLDSSPAKPGDALVIISLSGRNALPVEMAMNARALGLKVIGVTSVAYAEGTRSRHVSGTFLRDHCDIVLDSKIGVGDAELTHDGIEAPFAPASTVVTSAVVQAVMAAAAEALVARGIEPPLLRSGNVDGGHEWNGRVMTEYADRIFFRH; this comes from the coding sequence ATGAGCGAGAGCAAGCTGGCCGGTCAGTTCTTCGACGCCGCGATCGGGCTGCTCGGGCGGGTGCGGGACGAGGAGTCGCTGAACATCGCGGCCGCCGGCGCGGTGATCGCCGACACCGTGGAGGCGGGCGGACGATTGTTCGCCTTCGGCGCCGGGCACTCCTCGCTCGCGGCCCAGGACGTGGTCTACCGGGCCGGCGGGTTCGCCCTGATGAACCTGCTCGCGGTGCCGGGCGTGGTCGGCGTCGACGTCATGCCGGCGACGCTGGGCTCCGCGCTCGAGCGGGTCGACGGGCTGGCCGGCGCGGTCCTCGACTCGAGCCCCGCCAAGCCCGGTGACGCCCTCGTGATCATCTCGCTGTCCGGGCGCAACGCGCTGCCCGTGGAGATGGCGATGAACGCGCGGGCGCTCGGGCTCAAGGTCATCGGGGTCACGTCGGTGGCGTACGCGGAGGGGACGCGGTCGCGGCACGTCTCGGGTACGTTTCTGCGCGACCACTGCGACATCGTGCTCGACAGCAAGATCGGGGTCGGGGACGCGGAGTTGACCCACGACGGGATCGAGGCGCCGTTCGCGCCGGCGTCCACGGTGGTCACGAGTGCGGTGGTGCAGGCGGTGATGGCCGCGGCGGCGGAGGCGCTGGTTGCCCGGGGGATCGAGCCGCCGCTTCTTCGTTCGGGGAACGTCGATGGGGGGCATGAGTGGAATGGCCGCGTCATGACGGAGTACGCGGACCGCATCTTCTTCCGCCACTGA
- a CDS encoding bifunctional DNA primase/polymerase, with translation MEETSTGTGTGTGTGTDTESARIPQQRGEQLLDSAVRYAEERHWDVFPGTFLEADQGVERCSCGDTACPKPGAHPARPDWATQATGSAVAARRMWSKHPKASILLPTGRTFDAIDVSESAGFLALARMERMELTLGPVTRTPERRMLFFVLPGAGAKVPDLVRRLGWSPASVDLVTRGEGDYVAAPPTRVAGSGAVQWACRPTPANRWLLDAEELISPLAYACGREAADARDRRP, from the coding sequence GTGGAAGAAACCAGCACAGGCACGGGTACGGGAACGGGAACGGGTACGGACACGGAATCCGCGCGGATCCCCCAACAGCGCGGCGAACAGCTCCTGGACAGCGCTGTACGGTACGCGGAGGAGCGGCACTGGGACGTCTTCCCCGGCACCTTCCTGGAGGCCGACCAAGGGGTCGAGCGCTGCTCCTGCGGTGACACGGCGTGCCCGAAGCCGGGTGCGCACCCCGCGCGGCCCGACTGGGCGACACAGGCCACCGGCAGCGCGGTCGCCGCCCGCCGCATGTGGTCCAAGCACCCCAAGGCCTCCATCCTGCTTCCCACCGGGCGCACCTTCGACGCCATCGACGTGTCCGAGTCGGCCGGGTTCCTCGCCCTGGCCCGCATGGAGCGGATGGAGCTCACGCTCGGCCCGGTCACCCGCACGCCCGAGCGCCGGATGCTGTTCTTCGTGCTGCCGGGCGCGGGCGCCAAAGTGCCGGATCTCGTACGGAGGCTGGGGTGGTCGCCCGCCTCTGTCGACCTGGTCACCCGGGGCGAGGGCGACTACGTGGCGGCGCCGCCGACCCGGGTCGCAGGATCGGGCGCGGTGCAGTGGGCGTGCCGCCCCACCCCCGCCAACCGCTGGCTGCTGGACGCGGAGGAGCTGATCAGCCCGCTCGCCTACGCCTGCGGACGCGAGGCCGCCGACGCCAGGGACCGTCGGCCCTAG
- the pdxH gene encoding pyridoxamine 5'-phosphate oxidase, with the protein MREQYRTTVLAEEDLAPTPIGQFARWFKDAVAGGLHEPNAMVVATATPEGRPSTRTVLLKSYDEHGFVFFTNYTSRKAAELTANPYVSLLFPWHQLARQVIVTGTASRVPREETERYFRSRPHGSRLGAWASPQSAVLASRDELTARYEELAARYPEGSDVPVPDHWGGFRVAPGSVEFWQGHENRLHDRLRYAPQGSGWRVERLAP; encoded by the coding sequence ATGCGTGAGCAGTACCGCACCACTGTCCTCGCGGAGGAGGACCTGGCCCCCACGCCCATCGGGCAGTTCGCCCGCTGGTTCAAGGACGCCGTGGCCGGCGGCCTGCACGAGCCCAACGCGATGGTCGTCGCCACCGCCACCCCCGAAGGGCGCCCCTCCACCCGCACCGTGCTCCTGAAGTCCTACGACGAGCACGGCTTCGTCTTCTTCACCAACTACACCTCGCGCAAGGCCGCCGAGCTCACCGCGAACCCGTACGTCTCGCTGCTCTTCCCCTGGCACCAGCTGGCCCGCCAGGTCATCGTCACCGGCACCGCGTCCCGTGTCCCGCGCGAGGAGACCGAGCGCTACTTCCGCAGCCGCCCGCACGGCTCGCGGCTGGGCGCCTGGGCCAGTCCGCAGTCCGCGGTGCTCGCCTCGCGGGACGAACTGACCGCACGGTACGAGGAGTTGGCGGCCCGCTATCCCGAGGGCAGCGATGTGCCGGTGCCCGATCACTGGGGCGGGTTCCGGGTCGCGCCGGGGAGCGTGGAGTTCTGGCAGGGTCACGAGAACCGGCTGCACGACCGGCTGCGGTACGCGCCGCAGGGCTCCGGCTGGCGCGTGGAGCGACTGGCACCCTGA
- a CDS encoding PAS domain-containing protein, translating to MTASRSETTRMTGPDGPGAEPGGPPLPGPGDDLLAALLDGMDAALCAFDADGVLTHWNREAERILGWPAEEAVGRHGFAGWAARAADAEDIHGRLMAVMDAPGRQVHEFALLRKDGGRVLVRTQSAAVWDADGAGAGVYCAFGEVHAQIDLERSIALSEALFEDGACGVVLVDVDLRPTVVNARAARALGAARASLLGRPLGELIAQGVEDLEGALQHVLSEGTPAGPVEVWVTLRTAEGERRRCWRSGFVRLSSPLAEEPVPLGVGWLFQDVTDQKCAEQEADRLRFRSSQLHRAACNAAEYEDPMEAVTCHLDYALAGFADHALVDLVVGERLVRAAETPSDAPGPTALVAGGGIPVRYPPGHPALQAVDRTGSVRASARGEGDGWARERQWPSDAAHALCVVLRSRGRTLGVLTFLRGPSRPAFERPDATYAESVASRVATATDLARLSP from the coding sequence ATGACTGCTTCCCGGAGCGAGACCACCAGGATGACCGGCCCGGACGGGCCGGGCGCGGAGCCCGGCGGACCGCCCCTGCCCGGACCCGGCGACGACCTGCTGGCCGCGCTGCTCGACGGGATGGACGCCGCGCTCTGCGCCTTCGACGCGGACGGCGTTCTCACCCACTGGAACCGCGAGGCCGAGCGGATCCTCGGCTGGCCGGCCGAGGAGGCCGTGGGCCGGCACGGGTTCGCGGGCTGGGCGGCGCGGGCCGCCGACGCCGAGGACATCCACGGGCGGCTGATGGCGGTGATGGACGCGCCGGGCCGCCAGGTGCACGAGTTCGCGCTGCTGCGCAAGGACGGCGGCCGGGTCCTGGTCCGTACGCAGTCGGCGGCCGTGTGGGACGCGGACGGGGCGGGCGCCGGGGTGTACTGCGCCTTCGGCGAGGTGCACGCGCAGATCGACCTGGAGCGGTCCATCGCACTGAGCGAGGCCCTGTTCGAGGACGGGGCCTGCGGGGTCGTCCTCGTCGACGTGGACCTGCGCCCCACCGTCGTCAACGCCCGCGCCGCCCGGGCGCTCGGCGCCGCGCGCGCGAGCCTGCTCGGCCGCCCGCTCGGCGAGCTGATCGCGCAGGGTGTGGAGGATCTGGAGGGCGCGCTCCAGCACGTACTGTCCGAGGGCACGCCGGCCGGGCCCGTCGAGGTGTGGGTGACGCTGCGCACCGCCGAGGGTGAGCGGCGGCGCTGCTGGCGCAGCGGCTTCGTGCGGCTGTCCTCGCCGCTCGCCGAGGAGCCTGTGCCGCTGGGGGTGGGCTGGCTCTTCCAGGACGTGACCGACCAGAAGTGCGCGGAGCAGGAGGCGGACCGGCTCCGCTTCCGCTCCAGCCAGCTGCACCGGGCCGCGTGCAACGCGGCGGAGTACGAGGATCCGATGGAGGCGGTGACCTGCCACCTGGACTACGCCCTGGCAGGTTTCGCCGACCACGCGCTGGTCGACCTGGTTGTGGGGGAGAGGTTGGTGCGGGCGGCCGAGACACCGTCCGACGCGCCGGGGCCGACGGCGCTGGTGGCGGGCGGGGGCATCCCGGTGCGCTATCCCCCGGGCCACCCCGCGCTCCAGGCGGTCGACAGGACGGGGTCGGTGCGGGCCAGTGCGCGGGGGGAGGGGGACGGGTGGGCGCGGGAGCGGCAGTGGCCGTCGGATGCCGCGCACGCGCTGTGCGTGGTGCTGCGCAGCCGTGGCCGCACGCTCGGCGTCCTGACCTTTTTGCGGGGTCCGTCCCGGCCGGCCTTCGAGCGTCCCGACGCGACGTACGCGGAAAGCGTCGCCTCCAGAGTGGCCACCGCCACCGACCTGGCCCGGCTCTCCCCCTGA
- a CDS encoding ABC transporter ATP-binding protein, producing the protein MPDQSEAGTADTAGGARTAPPAVRVQGLWKRFGEQVAVAGVDLELPAGRFIGLVGPNGAGKTTTLSMVTGLLRPDQGKVEVVGHDVWRDPVAVKSRIGVLPEGLRLFERLSGRELLGYCGRLRGLPGAEVDKRAAQLLDILDLAGSQHKLVVDYSTGMRKKIGLAAALLHNPEVLFLDEPFEGVDPVSAQTIRGVLERYTGSGATVVFSSHVMELVESLCDWVAVMAAGRIRAQGTLAEVRGDASSLQSAFLELVGARGRDAGASLDWLGGGSR; encoded by the coding sequence ATGCCGGACCAGTCGGAAGCGGGAACGGCGGACACGGCGGGCGGAGCGCGGACGGCGCCGCCCGCCGTCCGCGTTCAGGGGCTGTGGAAGAGATTCGGGGAGCAGGTCGCGGTCGCGGGCGTCGATCTGGAGCTGCCCGCCGGCAGGTTCATCGGTCTGGTCGGGCCGAACGGAGCGGGCAAGACCACCACGCTGTCCATGGTGACCGGGCTGCTCAGGCCCGACCAGGGCAAGGTCGAGGTCGTCGGGCACGACGTGTGGCGCGACCCGGTCGCGGTCAAGTCCCGTATCGGCGTACTGCCGGAGGGCCTGCGCCTGTTCGAGCGGCTTTCTGGGCGTGAACTGCTCGGCTACTGCGGCCGGTTGCGCGGACTGCCCGGCGCCGAGGTCGACAAGCGGGCCGCCCAGCTCCTCGACATCCTCGACCTCGCGGGCTCCCAGCACAAACTGGTCGTCGACTACTCGACCGGCATGCGCAAGAAGATCGGGCTGGCCGCAGCCCTGCTGCACAACCCCGAAGTCCTCTTCCTCGACGAGCCGTTCGAGGGCGTGGACCCGGTGTCCGCGCAGACCATCCGCGGCGTCCTTGAGCGCTACACCGGCTCCGGCGCCACCGTCGTCTTCTCCAGCCACGTCATGGAGCTCGTCGAGTCGCTGTGCGACTGGGTCGCGGTGATGGCGGCGGGCCGCATCCGCGCCCAGGGCACCCTGGCCGAGGTGCGCGGGGACGCCTCCTCGTTGCAGAGCGCGTTCCTCGAACTCGTCGGCGCGCGCGGCCGCGACGCGGGCGCCTCCCTCGACTGGCTCGGCGGTGGCAGCCGATGA
- a CDS encoding metal-dependent transcriptional regulator: protein MSGLIDTTEMYLRTILELEEEGVVPMRARIAERLDQSGPTVSQTVARMERDGLVQVAGDRHLELTDEGRRLATRVMRKHRLAECLLVDVIGLEWEQVHAEACRWEHVMSEAVERRVLELLRHPTESPYGNPIPGLEELGEKAEADAFLEDGIISLGELDPGPEGKTVVVRRIGEPIQTDAQLMYTLRRAGVQPGSVVSVTQSPGGVLVGSSGEAAELAADVASHVFVAKR from the coding sequence ATGTCCGGACTGATCGACACCACGGAGATGTATCTCCGCACCATCCTCGAACTTGAGGAGGAGGGTGTGGTCCCCATGCGCGCCCGCATCGCCGAGCGGCTCGACCAGAGCGGCCCGACGGTGAGCCAGACGGTGGCGCGCATGGAGCGCGACGGCCTGGTGCAGGTGGCAGGGGACCGCCACCTGGAGCTGACCGACGAGGGGCGCCGCCTGGCGACGCGCGTGATGCGCAAGCACCGGCTCGCCGAATGCCTGCTGGTCGACGTGATCGGCCTGGAGTGGGAGCAGGTGCACGCGGAGGCCTGCCGCTGGGAGCACGTCATGAGCGAGGCGGTGGAGCGCCGCGTGCTGGAGCTGCTGCGCCACCCGACCGAGTCTCCGTACGGCAACCCGATCCCGGGCCTTGAGGAGCTGGGCGAGAAGGCCGAGGCGGACGCCTTCCTGGAGGACGGCATCATCAGCCTGGGAGAGCTCGACCCGGGCCCGGAGGGCAAGACGGTGGTGGTGCGCCGGATCGGCGAGCCGATCCAGACGGACGCGCAGCTGATGTACACGCTGCGACGGGCGGGCGTGCAGCCCGGCTCCGTGGTGAGCGTGACGCAGTCGCCGGGCGGGGTCCTGGTGGGCAGCAGCGGCGAGGCCGCCGAGCTCGCGGCCGACGTGGCCTCGCACGTCTTCGTGGCGAAGCGCTGA
- a CDS encoding alpha/beta hydrolase codes for MVRRIDVTGAGGVRLAAWEFAEAPKGRAEADGAPGVLLLHGLMGRASHWASTARWLAERHRAVALDQRGHGRSDKPADGPFTREVYVADAEAAVEQLGLAPVTLIGHSMGALTAWQLAAKRPDLVRALVICDMRASALGAASQREWEDWFASWPVPFATLADVRKWFGEDDPWVERPSPARGEFFAEVMAERADGWRPVFSRRQMLTSRETWVHDAHWEELAQVECPALVVRGLDGELGRAESQEMVRVLPRGRYAEVADAGHLVHYDQPAGWREALEPFLTTLAP; via the coding sequence ATGGTGCGGCGCATCGATGTGACGGGGGCCGGAGGGGTCCGCCTCGCGGCCTGGGAGTTCGCGGAAGCGCCCAAGGGCCGCGCGGAGGCGGACGGCGCGCCCGGGGTCCTGCTCCTGCACGGCCTGATGGGCCGCGCCTCGCACTGGGCGTCCACGGCCCGCTGGCTCGCCGAACGGCACCGCGCGGTCGCCCTCGACCAGCGGGGCCACGGCCGCAGCGACAAGCCGGCGGACGGGCCGTTCACGCGGGAGGTCTACGTGGCCGACGCGGAGGCCGCCGTCGAACAGCTGGGCCTGGCGCCGGTGACGCTCATCGGCCATTCCATGGGCGCGCTCACCGCCTGGCAGCTCGCCGCCAAGCGGCCCGATCTGGTCCGCGCCCTGGTCATCTGCGACATGCGGGCGTCCGCGCTGGGCGCGGCGTCGCAGCGGGAGTGGGAGGACTGGTTCGCGTCGTGGCCGGTTCCGTTCGCGACGCTGGCCGACGTACGCAAGTGGTTCGGCGAGGACGACCCGTGGGTGGAGCGGCCGAGCCCCGCGCGGGGCGAGTTCTTCGCGGAGGTGATGGCCGAGCGGGCGGATGGCTGGCGCCCGGTCTTCTCGCGCCGCCAGATGCTGACGTCCCGGGAGACGTGGGTGCACGACGCGCACTGGGAGGAACTGGCCCAGGTCGAGTGCCCAGCGCTCGTCGTCCGGGGCCTGGACGGGGAGCTGGGCCGCGCGGAGTCCCAGGAGATGGTCCGGGTGCTGCCGCGTGGGCGGTACGCGGAGGTGGCGGATGCGGGGCACCTGGTCCACTACGACCAGCCCGCCGGCTGGCGCGAGGCACTGGAGCCCTTCCTGACCACGCTGGCCCCGTAG
- a CDS encoding transporter → MNASALTPVVVRLKLSLLKNGLRQSGGRRAAFITSAVLALLFAALQLLGLVMLRGNPNAATLAVLAVALVAVGWAVVPLFFPSGDETLDPTRLVMLPLRPRPLVGALLVASLVGIGPLFTLCLVLGSVLAVAHGAGAVLVAVLAVPLALLVCVALARAVAAANTRLLTSRKGRDLAVLSGLIVAVGMQFVNFGMRRLGDSGGLSALQPAGDVVRWLPPASAIGAVDAASEGAYGRAAAQLLIALAALGLLLYAWQRSLVKLMTTPDGSTLAAADASRDKSGRRGLGSLLPEGRTGTVMLRTLRYAWRDPKTKAAWITSLAIGLIVPVFNALQGVGTVYLACFATGMLGMQMYNQFGQDTSAFWMVLLTITSARDAYLELRARALALLLVTLPYTVLVASVTAGMLGAWEALPEVVGLALSLLGAMLATGAVASATLAYSIPQDSRRNVAPGQGGIAFLSMLGGVVVGTLLCAPMILLAIWLHTAGQHGALWLLLPLGAEYGGLVCWVGLRVAAPRMAGRLPEILAAVSTG, encoded by the coding sequence ATGAACGCCTCCGCCCTGACCCCGGTCGTCGTCCGGCTCAAACTGTCGCTCCTGAAGAACGGGCTGCGCCAGTCCGGCGGCCGCCGAGCCGCCTTCATCACCTCCGCCGTCCTCGCGCTGCTCTTCGCGGCGCTCCAGCTGCTCGGCCTTGTCATGCTGCGCGGCAACCCCAACGCCGCCACCCTCGCGGTGCTCGCCGTGGCCCTGGTCGCGGTGGGCTGGGCGGTCGTGCCGCTGTTCTTCCCGAGCGGCGACGAGACGCTTGATCCGACCCGGCTCGTCATGCTGCCCCTGCGGCCGCGTCCGCTCGTCGGCGCGCTGCTCGTGGCCTCCCTGGTCGGGATCGGGCCGCTGTTCACGCTCTGCCTGGTACTCGGCTCGGTGCTCGCGGTCGCGCACGGGGCGGGCGCGGTCCTGGTCGCGGTGCTCGCCGTGCCGCTGGCGCTGCTGGTGTGCGTCGCGCTCGCCCGGGCCGTGGCCGCCGCCAACACCCGGCTGCTGACCTCCCGCAAGGGGCGTGACCTGGCGGTCCTGAGCGGCCTGATCGTCGCGGTCGGCATGCAGTTCGTGAACTTCGGCATGCGGCGGCTCGGGGACTCCGGCGGTCTGTCCGCGCTCCAGCCGGCCGGCGACGTGGTGCGCTGGCTGCCGCCGGCCTCGGCGATCGGCGCGGTGGACGCGGCGAGCGAGGGGGCGTACGGGCGCGCCGCCGCCCAACTCCTCATCGCACTGGCCGCGTTGGGGCTGCTCCTGTACGCCTGGCAGCGCTCGCTCGTGAAGCTGATGACCACGCCGGACGGATCGACGCTCGCCGCGGCCGACGCCTCCCGCGACAAGTCCGGGCGCCGGGGGCTCGGCTCGCTGCTGCCCGAGGGCCGCACCGGCACCGTCATGCTGCGTACGCTGCGGTACGCCTGGCGGGACCCCAAGACCAAGGCCGCGTGGATCACCTCGCTCGCGATCGGCCTGATCGTGCCGGTCTTCAACGCCTTGCAGGGCGTCGGCACGGTCTACCTCGCGTGCTTCGCGACCGGCATGCTCGGCATGCAGATGTACAACCAGTTCGGGCAGGACACCTCGGCGTTCTGGATGGTGCTCCTGACCATCACCTCGGCCCGGGACGCCTATCTGGAGCTGCGGGCGCGGGCGTTGGCGCTGCTGCTCGTGACGCTTCCGTACACGGTGCTCGTGGCCTCGGTGACGGCCGGGATGCTCGGCGCGTGGGAGGCGCTGCCTGAGGTCGTCGGGCTCGCGCTCTCCCTGCTCGGCGCGATGCTGGCGACGGGTGCGGTGGCGTCGGCGACGCTGGCGTACTCCATCCCGCAGGACAGCCGCAGGAACGTCGCGCCGGGGCAGGGGGGAATCGCGTTCCTGTCGATGCTCGGCGGAGTGGTGGTGGGGACGTTGCTGTGCGCACCGATGATTCTGCTCGCGATCTGGCTGCATACGGCGGGGCAGCACGGGGCATTGTGGCTGCTGTTGCCGCTGGGGGCGGAGTACGGGGGGCTGGTGTGCTGGGTGGGGTTGCGGGTGGCCGCGCCGCGGATGGCTGGGCGGTTGCCGGAGATTCTGGCGGCCGTCAGCACGGGCTGA
- a CDS encoding citrate synthase 2, translating into MSDFVPGLEGVVAFETEIAEPDKEGGALRYRGVDIEDLVGHVSFGNVWGLLVDGAFNPGLPPAEPFPIPVHSGDIRVDVQSALAMLAPVWGLKPLLDIDERTARDNLARAAVMALSYVAQSARGQGLPMVPQREIDKAESVVERFMIRWRGEPDPKHVKAVDAYWTSAAEHGMNASTFTARVIASTGADVAAALSGAVGAMSGPLHGGAPSRVLGMIEEIERTGDATAYVKRALDNGERLMGFGHRVYRAEDPRARVLRRTARELAAPRFEVAQALEKAALEELHARRPDRVLATNVEFWAAIVLDFAEVPAHMFTSMFTCARTAGWSAHILEQKRTGRLVRPSARYVGPGSRDPRSIEGAADITDISGRPGGADAAG; encoded by the coding sequence ATGTCCGACTTCGTACCCGGACTTGAAGGAGTCGTCGCGTTCGAGACGGAGATCGCCGAACCGGACAAGGAGGGCGGCGCCCTTCGCTACCGGGGCGTCGACATCGAGGACCTGGTCGGCCACGTCTCGTTCGGGAACGTGTGGGGCCTTCTGGTGGACGGGGCGTTCAACCCCGGCCTGCCGCCGGCCGAGCCCTTCCCCATCCCGGTCCACTCCGGTGACATCCGGGTGGACGTGCAGTCCGCGCTGGCCATGCTGGCGCCGGTGTGGGGGCTCAAGCCCCTGCTCGACATCGACGAGCGCACCGCCCGCGACAACCTGGCCCGCGCCGCCGTCATGGCGCTGTCCTACGTCGCCCAGTCCGCGCGCGGCCAGGGCCTGCCCATGGTGCCGCAGCGGGAGATCGACAAGGCCGAGTCCGTCGTCGAGCGGTTCATGATCCGCTGGCGCGGCGAGCCGGACCCCAAGCACGTCAAGGCGGTCGACGCGTACTGGACGAGCGCCGCCGAACACGGCATGAACGCCTCGACGTTCACCGCCCGCGTGATCGCCTCCACCGGAGCGGACGTCGCGGCCGCCCTGTCGGGCGCGGTCGGCGCGATGTCGGGCCCGCTGCACGGCGGCGCCCCCTCGCGCGTGCTCGGCATGATCGAGGAGATCGAGCGGACCGGCGACGCGACGGCGTACGTGAAGCGCGCCCTCGACAACGGCGAGCGCCTGATGGGCTTCGGCCACCGCGTCTACCGCGCCGAGGACCCGCGCGCGAGGGTGCTGCGGCGCACGGCGCGGGAGCTGGCCGCGCCGCGCTTCGAGGTGGCGCAGGCCCTGGAGAAGGCGGCGCTCGAAGAGCTGCACGCGCGCAGGCCCGACCGGGTGCTCGCGACCAACGTGGAGTTCTGGGCGGCGATCGTGCTGGACTTCGCCGAGGTGCCGGCGCACATGTTCACCTCGATGTTCACCTGTGCGCGCACGGCGGGCTGGTCGGCGCACATCCTGGAGCAGAAGCGCACGGGCCGTCTGGTGCGCCCCTCGGCACGGTATGTGGGGCCCGGCTCGCGCGACCCGCGGTCGATCGAGGGGGCCGCCGATATTACGGACATCTCAGGCAGGCCGGGCGGCGCCGACGCGGCAGGCTGA
- a CDS encoding transcriptional regulator encodes MAARPLVARQPNERLQTLIQEAGCSNAGLARRVNMVGAERGLDLRYDKTSVARWLRGQQPRGRAPGIIAEALGRKLGRTVTIDEIGMANGKNLASGVGLQFSPTVLGAIEQVCELWRSDVGRRDFLSGSTVAASALVEPSRDWLITGTDSQVARSAGQRVGGADVEAVKAMTSALVDLDHRFGSGHVRPVVVHYLNSVVSGLLAGSYRESVGRQLFAAVARLTELAGYMAIDTGQPGLAQRYYIQALRLAQAADDRGYGGYVLAASMSHLAAQLGNPREIAQLARAAQEGARGRVTPRAEAMFYAAEARGHALLGDARTCQAVAGRALTALESADPDSGDDPPWIAHFDHAYLADELAHCHRDLGQADAAARCARESLAGHPETRARRRAIGLILLATAQVQQREVEQACATGTRAVDLLSTLRSNRGADYLEDFQERLEPYANEPAVREFGERLEVQAA; translated from the coding sequence ATGGCAGCCAGGCCTCTCGTCGCCCGCCAGCCCAACGAGCGACTCCAGACGCTCATTCAGGAAGCCGGATGCTCCAACGCCGGTCTCGCCCGCAGGGTGAACATGGTCGGCGCGGAACGCGGTCTCGACCTCCGCTACGACAAGACGTCCGTGGCACGGTGGTTGCGCGGACAGCAGCCCAGGGGGAGGGCGCCCGGCATCATCGCGGAAGCGCTCGGCCGCAAACTGGGCCGTACGGTCACGATCGACGAGATCGGGATGGCCAACGGCAAGAACCTCGCGTCGGGGGTGGGGCTCCAGTTCTCGCCCACCGTGCTCGGCGCGATCGAGCAGGTCTGCGAGTTGTGGCGCAGCGACGTGGGGCGCCGCGACTTCCTGTCCGGCTCCACCGTGGCGGCCTCGGCGCTCGTCGAGCCGAGCCGCGACTGGCTGATCACCGGCACCGACAGCCAGGTCGCGCGCAGCGCGGGGCAGCGGGTCGGCGGGGCCGACGTCGAGGCGGTCAAGGCGATGACGTCCGCGCTCGTCGACCTGGACCACCGGTTCGGGTCGGGGCATGTGCGGCCGGTCGTCGTCCACTACCTCAACAGCGTCGTGTCGGGGCTGCTCGCCGGGTCCTACCGGGAGTCCGTGGGGCGGCAGTTGTTCGCCGCGGTGGCCCGGCTCACCGAACTCGCGGGGTACATGGCCATCGACACCGGCCAGCCGGGCCTCGCCCAGCGCTACTACATTCAGGCGCTGCGGCTCGCCCAGGCCGCCGACGACCGGGGTTACGGCGGCTATGTGCTCGCGGCCTCCATGAGCCACCTGGCCGCCCAGCTCGGCAATCCGCGCGAGATCGCCCAACTGGCGCGCGCCGCACAGGAAGGAGCGCGCGGCCGGGTCACACCGCGCGCCGAGGCGATGTTCTACGCTGCCGAGGCACGCGGGCACGCCCTGCTCGGCGACGCGCGCACCTGCCAGGCCGTGGCGGGCCGCGCGCTCACCGCGCTGGAATCGGCGGACCCGGACTCGGGCGACGACCCGCCCTGGATCGCGCACTTCGACCACGCCTACCTCGCCGACGAACTCGCCCACTGCCACCGGGACTTGGGGCAGGCGGACGCGGCGGCCCGGTGTGCGCGGGAGTCGCTGGCCGGCCACCCCGAGACGCGCGCGCGGCGCCGCGCCATCGGGCTCATCCTGCTGGCCACCGCGCAGGTGCAGCAGCGCGAGGTCGAGCAGGCGTGCGCGACGGGCACCCGGGCGGTGGACCTGCTGTCCACACTGCGCTCCAACCGGGGCGCCGACTATCTGGAGGACTTCCAGGAGCGGCTTGAGCCGTACGCCAACGAACCGGCGGTGCGGGAGTTCGGGGAGCGCCTGGAGGTGCAGGCAGCCTGA